In the genome of Ferrovibrio terrae, the window GTCATGGCCGGTATCGGGCCGCGCGGCATGGGCGGACAGCCCGTTGACGATCACTTCCAGATGCAGGCAGCCGTTATGCGCGGTCGTCACGGCGTAAGAAAAGCCGGCCGAGAAGGCATAGTCGGGTTTCGACAGGCCGGTTTTCAGAATCCACTCCGGGCCAATGCCGCCGCCGACCTCTTCGTCGTAGGTCAGGTGCAGTTCGATCGTGCCCCTGATCGGCTTGCCAAGTTTCTGCAGCGCCAGCAGAGCATAGGCATAGGTGACGAAATCGGATTTCGACACCGCCACGCCGCGACCATACATCACGCCGTCTTTCACGGCGGCGGCAAAGGGATCGACGCTCCAGCCCTCGCCGGGCGGCACCACGTCGCCATGCGCGTTCATGGCGACGACGGGGCCTTCGCCAAATTTTTTCCGCACGATCAGGTTGGTGCAGGTGATCATGCCGTTGGCCTGCACCAGATCGGCCGGCACCGGGTGCTGCTCGACGGTGAAGCCGAGCTGCTCGAGCAACGCCGTGGCTCTTTTTGCGTGGGGCGCGCAGTCGCCCGGCGGATTGTCGGACGGCACCTTCACCAGCTCGGCCAGCATGCCGGCCATGTTGCGCTGCTCGGCAGTGACGAAATCGTGGATCGCCGTGGCAACGGCCTTGTCGATGGTCATGGGAAAAGCCTGATCACTGGACGGGTTTGAAATTCTCGATGAAATGCATCAATGCGGCGGTGGCGACTTCCACATCCTCGGGCAGCACGGCTTCCAGCGGATTGTGGCTGATGCCGCGGGTGCAGCGCATGAAGATCATGCCGATGGGGCAGAGCGGCGCCAGCGTGGCGGCGTCATGGCCGGCGCCGGATGGAAGCCGCATGGTCGGCAGCCCCTGCGCCTTGATAGCAGTCTCGGCGGCATCCATCAGGGCGGGATGGCAGGGAGTCGAGGTGCTGGCATACAACTCGGTGATCTTCACTTCGAGCGTGCGGCGGGCGCAGATCGCCTTGATCTCTTTCAGCACGTCTGCGATCGCGGCATCACGCACGGTGTCCTCGGCGGCGCGGATGTCGATGGAGAAATTCACCTTGCCCGGGATCACGTTCATCGCGCCGGGCAGGCATTCCAGCACACCCACGGTGCCGACGAGTGTCGGCGTGCCGGTGCAGCGCGTCTCGATATACTGCACGGCTTCGGCGGCGGCGAGCAGCGCATCCTGGCGCTGGCCCATCGGCACGGTGCCGGCATGGCCGGCGAGGCCGGTGACCTCGACGCGCAGCCGCTTGGCGCCGGAAATCGCGGTGACGACGCCGAGCGCCAGGCCTTCATTCTCCAGCACCGGGCCCTGTTCGATATGCAGTTCCATGAAGGCGGCGATGCTGCCCGGTTTGCGGGCGCAGCTGCCGACCCTGGCCGGGTCGAGGCCGTAAGCCTGGTAGGCCTCGCCCATGCTGATGCCCTGCTTGTCGGTCTGCTTCAGCATGGAATTGTCGAACACGCCGGCGACCGCGCGGCTGCCGGCCATGGAGGCGCCGAAGCGGGTGCCCTCCTCATTGGCGAAGCCGACCAGTTCGATGGCGAATGGCAGCCGCTTGCCGCGCCTGTGCAGGTCGGCGATGCAGGCCAGCGGCGCGATCACGCCCAGCATGCCGTCGTACTTGCCGGCATTGCGCACGGTATCCAGATGCGATCCGGTCATCAGGGCGGGCGCCGATGCGTCGGTGCCGGCATAGCGGCCGACCACGTTGCCGGCGGAATCATGTTCCACCTCCATGCCGGCCTCGCGCATCCACTCGGCGACGCGCAGATGGGCGGTCTGGTGCTCGGGCGTCAGGAAGGTGCGCTGCAGGACGTCGGGGCTTTCGCTGATGCGGCCGAGTTCGTCGAGCTGCGCGAGCATGCGGTCGGCGAAGCGGGTGGCGGCCATGGCTGTAGTCCTGTCGTGACGCGGGGAGATTGTATACAGTTTCCGAAACATAGCATCGGGCCACAGCCGAGGCCAAGCGGGGTTGCCGCAGGTCCGGAAAAGGTTCGGGATAAATTTGTCGGGAGAAGGCCTCAGTGTCCGGGAATGGCTCGAATTCTGCCGCCGGACGTGGCAATGAAAGCGCCGTGACCAAATCCTCGCCTGTCATGCCCTTTACCGAACCGCAGCGTGCCGCCGCGCAGCGCTTCATCACCCATGCTTTTACCGACACGGCCAGGCTCTGGCTTGAGCATGGCTGGGATGCCGCCGGCGGGCATAGTATCGAACGCCTGCAGGCTGCCAATCTGACGCCCGTGCTGGTGGGCTATCGCCGCAGCATGGCGGTGGCGCGGCAGCTCTTCTTCTTTTCGCAGGCCTGGCGCATCACCGGCGACGAGCGCTGTGCCGCGCGGGCGCACGCGCTCTACGCCGATCTCACCGGTCGTTTCTGGGACCATCAGCATGATGGCTGGTTCTTCAGCCTGAGGACCGGCGCGGATGCACATGCTCCGGCCGATCCGCGCAAGGATACCTATGGCCACGCCTTCGCGATCTTCGCGCTGGCCGAGTATGGCGCGGTGTTCGGCAAACCTGCCGCCATCGACTGGGCGCGGCGCACGCTGGAGATCGTGAAACGGCGCCTGCTGCTGCCGCAGGGCTGGCTCGCCCAGAGCGCCAGCCGCGACTGGCGCGCGCTGGACATGGTGCTGGAACAGAATCCGCACATGCACATGCTGGAGGGCCTGCTGGCGCTGCATGGCGCCACCCGCGACGCAGCCGTGCTGCAGGAGGCCGGCATGCCGGTCATGCTGTTCATGCAGCGCCTGCGCTCCGATGACGGTACCAAGGTGCTGGAGCATTTCGATGCCGCCGGCCGGCCGAACGGTGAAAGCGGACGCATCGTCGAGCCCGGGCATTCCTACGAATGGGTTGGCCTGCTGCGTGATTACGCGATGGCCCGCGGCGAGGCGGAGTATCGCGCGATCACCGCGCCAATGGTGGCCTGGGCCGATGCGCATGGTTTCGACCCGCAGCATGGCGGCATCCATGACCAGCTCGACACCGAAGGCCGGGTGATCAGCGACCGCAAGCGCATCTGGCCGCTGACCGAATGCATCAAGGTGCAGGCGATGCGCGCGACCGACACGGCGGAACCGGCGGCCTATGCCGCGCTAGACCGCCGCATCGCCTTCCTCACCCGGCATTATCTGACACCGGGCGGCGGCTGGCGCGAGTTCCTGCGCCGCGATCTCACGCCCGACAGCGACTACCTGCCGGCCACCACGCCCTATCACATTGCCACCGCGGCGCTGAAAGTGGCGGAGGCCTATGGCCTGGCCGGGCGGGCCCATGCGAAGGTGACGGTATGACGGGCGATCCGGCAACCCTGCTGCAGGCGATGTTCACGGCGGCGCGCGACGCGGCCGATCCGGCGCATTGCGTCGCGCCGCATCTGCCGAAGGCTCCGAAAGGCCGGACAGTTGTGGTCGGCGCCGGCAAGGCTGCCGCCAGCATGGCGCGCGCGGTCGAGCTGGCCTGGCCGGCCGAGGCTCCGCTGGAGGGCCTGGTGGTGACGCGCTATGGCCATGACCTGCCCTGCGACCGCATCCAGGTGGTGGAGGCCTCGCATCCGGTGCCGGATTCCGCCGGCGAGAAAGCCGCCGCGCTGATCCTGCAGAAGGTGAAGGGGCTGGGGCCCGACGATCTGGTGCTCTGCCTGATCTCGGGCGGTGGCTCGGCCTTGCTGTCGCTGCCGGCGGAGGGGCTGACGCTCGCCGACAAGCAGGCGGTGAACCGCGCGCTGCTGTCCTGCGGCGCGAATATCGCGGAGATGAACTGCCTGCGCAAACATCTCTCCGCCATCAAGGGCGGTCGGCTGGCGGCGGCGGCCGCGCCGGCGCCGCTGGTGTCGCTGCTGATCTCGGATGTGCCGGGCGACGATCCCGCGGTGATCGCTTCGGGGCCGACCGTGCCCGATCCGACGACTTACGCCGATGCGATGGCGGTGATCGAGAAATACGGCATCGACCTGCCGGCCAATGTGAAAAAGCATCTGGCCGCCGCGAGAGATGAGTCACCCAAGTCCGGCGACAAGGTTTTTGCCAATACCAGCATGAAAATGATCGCCACGCCGCAGATGGCGCTGGAAGCTGCCGCGAAAGTGGCGGCTGCGGCCGGGATCACGCCGCTGATCCTGGGCGATGCCATCGAGGGCGAGGCGCGCGATGTCGCCATGGTGATGGCGGGGATCGCGCGGCAGGTGCGCCGCCATGGCCAGCCGGTGAAAGCACCCTGCGTGCTGCTGTCGGGCGGTGAGACGACGGTGACGCTGCGCGGCAAGGGCCGCGGCGGGCGCAATGTCGAATTCCTCACGGCACTGGCGGTCGCGCTGGCCGATTCTTCATCTGGTATGGGGGCCGAGGGTATCTATGCGCTGGCCGCCGATACCGATGGCATCGACGGCAGCGAGGACAATGCCGGCGCCTGGCTTGCGCCCGACAGCATCGCGCGGGCCGCGAGGAAGGGCATCGACGTGAAGGCCTGTCTCGCCAACAACGACGGCTACAGCTTCTTCCAGGCCGCCGGCAGCCTGGTCGTCACCGGTCCGACGCTGACCAACGTCAATGACTTCCGCGCCATCCTGGTGTTGTGATGCGCTCTGCCGCTCTGCTGGTGGTCCTGGCTCTGCCTCTGGCCGCCTGCACCACCAGCGGCAGGGCGCCGACAGCGCAACCGGCCTCCGCGCCCTCTGCAACCGGCATCCGCGTCAATCCCGGCGGCCCGGATCTCGAACGTTACACCAATAATGCCGGCGAATATCCGCGTGCCACAGCGGCCAACTGGCGGTCGCCGGCCTACAGCGTGGACGGCTTCTCCCGGCTTGAGGACATTCTCAATACGCGCAGGGTACCTCGGGCCGAAACGCCAAGTCCGTGGCGGCGCGCGGCAGCCGAGCCGGCGGTACAGTATCTGATCCCGCCGGTGCGCGGCGGCGGGCGCGCCACCATCGACGGTTATCTCGCGCGCAATCCCGCCACCGGCCTGCTGGTGGCGGTGGACGACACGATCCAGATCGAACGCTACCAGTATGCCCGCAGCGAAACGCATCGCTTCGTGTCGTTCTCGATGGCCAAGACGATCTGCGCCATCCTGGTCGGACTGGCCGTCGCCGACGGCGCGATTACGTCCATCGAGGACACGGCCGAAAAATATGTGCCGGCGCTGACCGGCAGCGAATATGGCCGCACGCCGATCCGGCATCTGCTCACCATGTCGTCGGGCGTGCAGTTCCGCGAGGATTACGATGGCGCCGATGACGCGGCGAGACTTTCACGCGCGCTGCTTCTCGGGCCTGGCGGTGCCGGCGCAGTGCGGCAGTTCAACACGCGAGACGCCGAGCCCGGTGCGCGCTGGTATTACGCCTCGTCCGAGACCTTCGTGCTGGGCCTGGTGCTGACCGGCGCACTCAAACGACCAGTGGCCGAGTATCTGTCGGAGCGCCTGTGGCAGCCGATCGGCGCCGAGGCCGATGCCAATTGGGTCATCGACCGTACCGGACAGGAAACCACCCACGGCACTTTCAGCGCCGTGCTGCGGGACTATGCGCGGCTCGGCCGACTGCTGGCCAATGGCGGCAAAGCGGGCGACAGACAGGTGATCCCGGCCGACTGGCTGCGCGAGATGACGCGACCGCATTTCAACAGCAACCAGACCGGCCGCTGGCTCGGCTACGGTTTTCAGACCTGGATATTCCCCGAGA includes:
- a CDS encoding ArgE/DapE family deacylase, which produces MTIDKAVATAIHDFVTAEQRNMAGMLAELVKVPSDNPPGDCAPHAKRATALLEQLGFTVEQHPVPADLVQANGMITCTNLIVRKKFGEGPVVAMNAHGDVVPPGEGWSVDPFAAAVKDGVMYGRGVAVSKSDFVTYAYALLALQKLGKPIRGTIELHLTYDEEVGGGIGPEWILKTGLSKPDYAFSAGFSYAVTTAHNGCLHLEVIVNGLSAHAARPDTGHDALEAANKVLTALYAYRDTLSGTRSKVEGITTPSLVVGLIKGGINTNVVPDRVSLRLDRRMIPEENPEQVEAGLRDLIAKTVQGLPGISVQINRVLLARPFGDVPGVEKLIDMLTRHATEVMGKPVGTEGIPLYTDARHYSAAGVKTVLYGAGPRNLLEANGHRADEKLVLSDLYKATEVVARTLYELLS
- a CDS encoding allantoate amidohydrolase, yielding MAATRFADRMLAQLDELGRISESPDVLQRTFLTPEHQTAHLRVAEWMREAGMEVEHDSAGNVVGRYAGTDASAPALMTGSHLDTVRNAGKYDGMLGVIAPLACIADLHRRGKRLPFAIELVGFANEEGTRFGASMAGSRAVAGVFDNSMLKQTDKQGISMGEAYQAYGLDPARVGSCARKPGSIAAFMELHIEQGPVLENEGLALGVVTAISGAKRLRVEVTGLAGHAGTVPMGQRQDALLAAAEAVQYIETRCTGTPTLVGTVGVLECLPGAMNVIPGKVNFSIDIRAAEDTVRDAAIADVLKEIKAICARRTLEVKITELYASTSTPCHPALMDAAETAIKAQGLPTMRLPSGAGHDAATLAPLCPIGMIFMRCTRGISHNPLEAVLPEDVEVATAALMHFIENFKPVQ
- a CDS encoding AGE family epimerase/isomerase; the protein is MTKSSPVMPFTEPQRAAAQRFITHAFTDTARLWLEHGWDAAGGHSIERLQAANLTPVLVGYRRSMAVARQLFFFSQAWRITGDERCAARAHALYADLTGRFWDHQHDGWFFSLRTGADAHAPADPRKDTYGHAFAIFALAEYGAVFGKPAAIDWARRTLEIVKRRLLLPQGWLAQSASRDWRALDMVLEQNPHMHMLEGLLALHGATRDAAVLQEAGMPVMLFMQRLRSDDGTKVLEHFDAAGRPNGESGRIVEPGHSYEWVGLLRDYAMARGEAEYRAITAPMVAWADAHGFDPQHGGIHDQLDTEGRVISDRKRIWPLTECIKVQAMRATDTAEPAAYAALDRRIAFLTRHYLTPGGGWREFLRRDLTPDSDYLPATTPYHIATAALKVAEAYGLAGRAHAKVTV
- a CDS encoding glycerate kinase type-2 family protein; protein product: MTGDPATLLQAMFTAARDAADPAHCVAPHLPKAPKGRTVVVGAGKAAASMARAVELAWPAEAPLEGLVVTRYGHDLPCDRIQVVEASHPVPDSAGEKAAALILQKVKGLGPDDLVLCLISGGGSALLSLPAEGLTLADKQAVNRALLSCGANIAEMNCLRKHLSAIKGGRLAAAAAPAPLVSLLISDVPGDDPAVIASGPTVPDPTTYADAMAVIEKYGIDLPANVKKHLAAARDESPKSGDKVFANTSMKMIATPQMALEAAAKVAAAAGITPLILGDAIEGEARDVAMVMAGIARQVRRHGQPVKAPCVLLSGGETTVTLRGKGRGGRNVEFLTALAVALADSSSGMGAEGIYALAADTDGIDGSEDNAGAWLAPDSIARAARKGIDVKACLANNDGYSFFQAAGSLVVTGPTLTNVNDFRAILVL
- a CDS encoding serine hydrolase domain-containing protein; the protein is MRSAALLVVLALPLAACTTSGRAPTAQPASAPSATGIRVNPGGPDLERYTNNAGEYPRATAANWRSPAYSVDGFSRLEDILNTRRVPRAETPSPWRRAAAEPAVQYLIPPVRGGGRATIDGYLARNPATGLLVAVDDTIQIERYQYARSETHRFVSFSMAKTICAILVGLAVADGAITSIEDTAEKYVPALTGSEYGRTPIRHLLTMSSGVQFREDYDGADDAARLSRALLLGPGGAGAVRQFNTRDAEPGARWYYASSETFVLGLVLTGALKRPVAEYLSERLWQPIGAEADANWVIDRTGQETTHGTFSAVLRDYARLGRLLANGGKAGDRQVIPADWLREMTRPHFNSNQTGRWLGYGFQTWIFPENDGSFALLGVRGQTLFVDPARKLIMVHTAVRPDARDAGGAEATALWRGLRLHFPRQ